A window from Nevskia ramosa DSM 11499 encodes these proteins:
- a CDS encoding response regulator — MSEPVLRLALADDQALVRKGLAALLESLGGLDIVIEAADGAALLAALQGTQVDVILSDIRMPVHSGIEVVKLLRARGDYTPVVLLTTFDDPGLMQGAISAGAQGYLLKDAEPDALAAAIRAVAAGRSLVSPQSLDAARRVTAQDDAKPVRLTERELAVLRLVAGGYSNKEIGRALNISDGTVKNHLTEILARLDARDRTHAVLKAIAARLL, encoded by the coding sequence ATGAGCGAGCCCGTGCTTCGCCTGGCACTGGCCGACGACCAGGCCCTGGTCCGCAAGGGCTTGGCCGCGCTGCTCGAATCGCTCGGCGGCCTGGATATCGTCATAGAAGCGGCCGATGGCGCCGCGCTGCTGGCGGCGCTGCAAGGCACGCAGGTCGACGTGATCCTCAGCGACATCCGCATGCCCGTGCATTCCGGTATCGAAGTCGTGAAGCTGCTGCGTGCGCGTGGCGATTACACGCCGGTGGTGCTGCTGACGACTTTCGACGATCCGGGGCTGATGCAGGGCGCGATCAGCGCCGGTGCCCAGGGCTATCTGCTCAAGGACGCCGAGCCGGATGCCTTGGCGGCCGCGATCCGCGCTGTTGCCGCCGGTCGCAGCCTGGTGTCGCCGCAGAGCCTCGATGCGGCGCGGCGCGTCACTGCGCAGGACGATGCGAAACCGGTGCGCCTGACCGAACGCGAGCTGGCCGTGCTGCGGCTGGTCGCCGGCGGCTACTCGAACAAGGAAATCGGCCGCGCGCTGAACATTTCCGATGGCACGGTGAAGAATCATCTGACTGAAATCCTCGCCAGACTCGATGCTCGTGATCGCACCCATGCGGTGTTGAAGGCGATCGCGGCGCGGCTGCTGTAG
- a CDS encoding sensor histidine kinase: MIDPAPPAARSSWNSPTAPLSLAAYITWLAIAVDPLRDLLNERLAFDARTLIGATGLVLQILLFVRRANTALLDRDAAVCRLVLAQAVAALLAIWGLPQSGSMAVLLILVAAQMFAVYPLRTALLLTLAINAVLAALLIAHWGTASAIPALLSYVGFQAFAALTTTYARRAEEARDALRAINAELLATRQLLLESARGEERLRLSRELHDIAGHKLTALKLQLRMIEREVAEPQRKGVDDCMRLSDELLADVRGVVDTLRAHDGIDLHAALRALAPSLSRPVLRFELDAAARPATLDQAQALLRVAQEGLTNALRHAACATIVLRLQRHDRGIELQIEDDGRAQALPDEGNGLHGMRERLAALGGALSIAVRPEGGLRLSAQLPVSP, from the coding sequence ATGATCGATCCCGCGCCGCCCGCTGCCCGCTCGTCCTGGAACTCGCCGACTGCGCCGCTCAGCCTGGCGGCGTACATCACCTGGCTGGCGATTGCCGTCGATCCGCTACGCGATCTGCTCAATGAGCGGCTGGCGTTCGATGCGCGGACCCTGATCGGCGCAACGGGTCTGGTGCTGCAGATACTGCTGTTCGTGCGTCGCGCCAACACCGCGCTGCTGGATCGCGATGCCGCCGTGTGCCGGCTGGTGCTGGCCCAAGCGGTCGCTGCGCTGCTGGCGATCTGGGGCCTGCCGCAATCCGGTTCGATGGCGGTGCTGCTGATCCTGGTCGCCGCGCAGATGTTCGCGGTTTATCCACTGCGGACTGCGCTGCTGCTGACCCTGGCCATCAATGCCGTGCTGGCGGCGCTGCTGATCGCGCATTGGGGCACGGCCAGTGCGATTCCCGCGCTGTTGTCCTATGTCGGCTTCCAGGCGTTCGCGGCGCTCACCACCACATATGCCCGCCGCGCCGAAGAAGCCCGCGATGCACTGCGGGCGATCAACGCCGAGCTGCTGGCGACGCGGCAGCTGCTGCTCGAATCGGCACGGGGCGAAGAGCGGCTGCGGCTGTCGCGCGAGCTGCACGACATCGCCGGCCACAAGCTGACGGCGCTGAAGCTGCAGCTGCGGATGATCGAGCGCGAGGTGGCCGAGCCGCAGCGCAAGGGGGTCGACGATTGCATGCGGTTGTCCGATGAACTGCTCGCCGATGTCCGTGGTGTCGTCGATACCCTGCGCGCCCATGACGGCATCGATCTGCATGCCGCGCTGCGGGCGTTGGCGCCGTCGCTGTCGCGACCGGTGCTGCGCTTCGAGCTGGATGCGGCGGCGCGTCCAGCAACGCTCGATCAAGCACAGGCGCTGCTGCGAGTCGCCCAGGAAGGGCTGACCAATGCATTGCGCCATGCGGCCTGCGCAACGATCGTGCTGCGGCTGCAGCGTCATGACCGAGGCATCGAACTGCAGATCGAGGACGACGGTCGTGCGCAAGCGCTGCCCGATGAAGGCAACGGCCTGCATGGCATGCGCGAGCGGCTGGCCGCGCTCGGCGGCGCGCTGAGCATTGCTGTACGGCCCGAAGGCGGGCTGCGCTTGAGCGCGCAACTGCCGGTGTCGCCATGA
- the hrpA gene encoding ATP-dependent RNA helicase HrpA translates to MTATPPLQARFDLIRDQLLLRDAARLGRSVAGARNNPKFDAPRFEKDVEAALLAAENRARLRPATINYPAELPVVQAKDELLKAIAEHQVVVLCGETGSGKTTQLPKLCLELGRGLRGLIGHTQPRRLAARSVANRIASELDTKLGELVGYETRFDRRVSERSLVKLMTDGILLAELSRDRELLAYDTIIIDEAHERSLNIDFLLGWLKRLLPRRPELKLIITSATLDPEKLAKHFANQRGEPAPILLVEGRTYPVEMRYREPDQDDDLEGQVASGIDSLWQSGRVGDTLPSRPPAGDILIFLPGEREINDLARSLPGRFPRAEVLPLYSRLPAEKQDKVFSSGGAPRIVLATNVAETSVTVPGIRYVIDTGTARVNRFSPRLGVQQLQIEAVSQAAANQRAGRCGRVGPGICLRLYDQQNFDTRPPFTDPEILRSNLAGVILQMATLGLGDVEDFPWLDAPDGRHIADGYRLLQTLGALDDDKRITPLGRELGRLPLDPRIARIAQAGRGTAYREHVWVLAAALSVQDPHDVPPDQQNAARLKHAEWRHAKSDYFSLLNLWARYQQWSANASNRQLRKLCKEHFVSYLRMEEWESVYKQIVDMLGKQDADKPKTEQPLDKLYTDIHKCLLAGLIDHIGQKVLEKPEFNGPRGRRFKLFPASTIAKKPPPWIMSAQLAQTSQLFGRINAEIQPEWLADVAPHLVKRVLQDPVWHADRGEVTAMEVVTLFGMQVLRRARHYGKDEPAKAREIFIREALVRGDMPNKPAFLEKNLALLDEVRDKEARLRRPDLLADESQFFEFYDTLLPTDICTTVGLKNGLRREPALQRQLLMGEVDALKPGANADVASLFPDHLDLAGTRIELSYSHDPGADADGVTFEIPIAQLFTLPAARFDWLVPGLLPAKIEALIRSLPMNLRRLCTPAAEYANAIANAANPASGELLDSVCARFKDMNGVILKPDDFAPAKLEAHLKPRLVLVGADGKAMGEAESLLALQQRFGGAARTELGKRAETSPEAKRWTRDVVLDWDFGAMPAFIEVAGARAYPALVSANERIGLKLFESAEAASQAHAAGTQALLLARVADRLKDLARTARSRLGISLAQTGLSAEQLALQVAERAARSYWNPAAIRDEAAFHAALAKRGEFGREAVKRLEEVCAWLLVGMELRKKLDAIAKPWPDANTDLRNQLQTMFAPGFIDAIPDDIWPRISVYLKAATIRAERLPHKPQRDLDMLKQVRAVATQLKGPFHPARWLIEEWRIALFAQELKALGSPSALKIQAALAQ, encoded by the coding sequence TTCCGGCAAGACGACACAATTGCCGAAGCTCTGTCTGGAGCTTGGGCGTGGCCTGCGCGGCTTGATCGGCCACACCCAGCCACGCCGCCTCGCGGCGCGCAGCGTCGCCAATCGCATCGCCTCGGAGCTCGATACCAAGCTCGGCGAACTGGTGGGCTACGAAACCCGCTTCGATCGCCGCGTGTCCGAGCGCAGTCTCGTGAAGCTGATGACCGACGGCATCCTGCTCGCCGAGCTGAGCCGTGATCGCGAGCTGCTGGCCTACGACACGATCATCATCGACGAGGCGCACGAGCGCAGCCTCAACATCGATTTCCTGCTCGGCTGGCTGAAGCGCCTGCTGCCGCGCCGGCCCGAGCTGAAGCTGATCATCACCTCGGCAACGCTCGATCCGGAAAAGCTCGCCAAGCACTTCGCCAACCAACGCGGCGAGCCGGCGCCGATCCTGCTCGTCGAAGGCCGCACCTATCCGGTCGAGATGCGCTATCGCGAACCGGATCAGGACGACGATCTCGAAGGCCAGGTCGCGTCCGGCATCGATTCGCTGTGGCAGTCCGGCCGGGTCGGCGACACGCTGCCCAGCCGGCCACCGGCCGGCGACATACTGATCTTTCTGCCCGGCGAGCGTGAGATCAACGATCTCGCCCGTTCCTTGCCCGGCCGCTTTCCGCGCGCCGAAGTGCTGCCGCTGTATTCGCGACTGCCAGCCGAGAAGCAGGACAAGGTGTTTTCCAGCGGCGGCGCACCGCGCATCGTGCTGGCCACCAACGTCGCCGAAACCTCGGTGACGGTGCCGGGCATCCGCTATGTCATCGATACCGGCACCGCGAGAGTCAACCGTTTCTCGCCTCGGCTCGGTGTGCAGCAGTTGCAGATCGAAGCGGTGTCGCAGGCGGCGGCGAACCAGCGTGCCGGCCGTTGTGGTCGCGTCGGGCCCGGCATTTGCCTGCGCCTCTACGATCAGCAGAATTTCGACACCCGGCCGCCGTTCACCGATCCGGAAATCCTGCGCTCGAATCTGGCTGGCGTGATCCTGCAGATGGCCACGCTTGGCCTCGGCGATGTCGAGGATTTCCCCTGGCTCGATGCACCGGATGGCCGCCACATCGCCGACGGCTATCGCCTGCTGCAGACGCTCGGAGCGCTCGACGACGACAAGCGCATCACGCCGCTTGGTCGCGAGCTGGGCCGGCTGCCGCTCGATCCGCGCATCGCCCGCATCGCCCAGGCTGGACGCGGCACCGCGTACCGCGAACACGTCTGGGTACTGGCAGCAGCGCTGTCGGTGCAGGACCCGCACGACGTGCCGCCCGATCAGCAGAACGCCGCGCGCCTCAAGCACGCCGAGTGGCGGCACGCGAAGTCCGACTACTTCAGCTTGCTGAACCTGTGGGCGCGTTATCAGCAGTGGAGTGCCAACGCCTCCAATCGCCAGCTGCGCAAGCTGTGCAAGGAGCACTTCGTCAGCTATCTGCGGATGGAGGAGTGGGAGTCGGTCTACAAGCAGATCGTCGACATGCTCGGCAAGCAGGACGCCGACAAGCCGAAGACCGAGCAGCCGCTCGACAAGCTCTACACCGACATCCACAAATGCCTGCTCGCCGGCCTGATCGATCACATCGGCCAGAAGGTTCTCGAAAAGCCCGAGTTCAACGGGCCTCGCGGCCGACGCTTCAAACTGTTTCCGGCGTCGACGATCGCCAAGAAACCACCACCGTGGATCATGAGCGCGCAGCTGGCTCAGACCAGCCAGCTATTCGGCCGCATCAACGCCGAGATTCAGCCGGAGTGGCTCGCCGACGTTGCGCCGCATCTGGTCAAGCGCGTGCTGCAGGACCCGGTCTGGCACGCCGATCGCGGCGAAGTCACGGCGATGGAAGTGGTCACCCTGTTCGGCATGCAGGTGCTGCGCCGTGCGCGCCATTACGGCAAGGACGAGCCGGCGAAGGCACGCGAGATCTTCATTCGCGAAGCGCTGGTCAGAGGCGACATGCCGAACAAGCCGGCGTTCCTGGAGAAGAACCTCGCGCTGCTCGATGAAGTGCGCGACAAGGAAGCGCGGCTGCGGCGGCCGGATCTGCTTGCCGATGAAAGCCAGTTCTTCGAGTTCTACGACACGCTGCTGCCGACCGACATCTGCACCACCGTCGGCCTGAAGAACGGCCTGCGCCGCGAGCCGGCACTGCAACGGCAGTTGCTGATGGGTGAGGTCGATGCGCTGAAGCCCGGCGCCAATGCCGATGTCGCCAGCCTGTTTCCGGATCATCTCGATCTGGCCGGTACGCGCATCGAGCTGAGCTACTCGCATGATCCTGGTGCGGACGCTGACGGCGTCACCTTCGAGATTCCGATCGCCCAGTTGTTCACCCTGCCGGCGGCGCGTTTCGACTGGCTGGTGCCGGGGCTGCTGCCGGCGAAGATCGAAGCGCTGATCCGCTCGCTGCCGATGAACCTGCGCCGGCTATGCACGCCGGCCGCCGAGTACGCGAACGCGATCGCCAATGCCGCGAATCCTGCCAGTGGCGAACTGCTTGATTCTGTCTGCGCGCGCTTCAAGGACATGAACGGCGTCATCCTGAAACCGGACGATTTCGCGCCGGCCAAGCTCGAAGCGCATCTGAAGCCGCGGCTGGTGCTGGTCGGGGCCGATGGCAAGGCGATGGGCGAAGCGGAATCCTTGCTCGCCTTGCAGCAGCGCTTCGGCGGTGCCGCCAGAACCGAACTGGGCAAGCGCGCCGAGACCAGTCCCGAAGCCAAGCGTTGGACCCGCGACGTGGTGCTCGACTGGGATTTCGGCGCCATGCCAGCGTTCATCGAAGTTGCTGGCGCGCGCGCTTATCCGGCGCTGGTCAGCGCCAACGAACGCATCGGCCTCAAGCTGTTCGAGTCCGCCGAAGCTGCCAGCCAGGCGCATGCCGCCGGCACCCAGGCGCTGCTGCTGGCGCGGGTCGCCGATCGCCTGAAGGATTTGGCCAGGACTGCGCGCAGCCGGCTCGGCATCTCACTGGCGCAGACCGGTTTGAGTGCCGAGCAACTGGCGCTGCAAGTGGCCGAACGTGCCGCGCGCAGCTACTGGAATCCCGCTGCGATCCGCGACGAAGCCGCGTTTCATGCTGCCCTCGCCAAGCGCGGCGAGTTCGGCCGCGAAGCGGTCAAGCGGCTCGAGGAAGTCTGCGCCTGGCTGCTGGTCGGCATGGAGCTGCGCAAGAAGCTGGACGCCATCGCCAAGCCCTGGCCGGATGCCAACACCGATCTGCGCAACCAGCTGCAGACGATGTTCGCGCCGGGCTTCATCGACGCCATTCCGGACGACATCTGGCCGCGCATCAGCGTCTATCTGAAAGCCGCGACGATCCGCGCCGAGCGCCTGCCGCACAAGCCGCAGCGCGATCTGGACATGCTCAAGCAGGTGCGCGCTGTCGCCACCCAACTGAAGGGCCCGTTCCACCCGGCCCGCTGGCTGATCGAGGAATGGCGCATCGCGCTGTTCGCCCAGGAGCTGAAGGCACTCGGTTCGCCGAGTGCCTTGAAGATCCAGGCTGCGCTCGCGCAATAG